In one Notolabrus celidotus isolate fNotCel1 chromosome 1, fNotCel1.pri, whole genome shotgun sequence genomic region, the following are encoded:
- the phf20a gene encoding LOW QUALITY PROTEIN: PHD finger protein 20 (The sequence of the model RefSeq protein was modified relative to this genomic sequence to represent the inferred CDS: inserted 1 base in 1 codon) codes for MYPSFLQGFHVNDKVLASWSDCRFYPAKVISVNKDASYTVKFYDGVVQTVKGIHVKPFIKERGGVGGGKSRSSERNMVRRAPNRRDRRPQENGGPKNKRARRSTSDQEEESNSEDEEREERVVNEKNEKTNGEVEAATTIKQEEEMSQQVDEDKPRDLQMKTGLTNGVKVEEDSEQNKESCHLNEEVKEEEEEMETEGSETKPYTDLPKPYKELHTQLPAQPEQVSVTMTTTESNGTVEQKPNVQPESSQASADVPPPQPVKPVRKQGFHNPNRFSREPLYRVIKNQPPPVLSINLDHNPFKCSAPGCPKSFRKAKLLHYHMKYYHGEEQPLEGERSPTRSIQTRASDKQVGGTGMEGPRRRRTISASMHSVGAGTAPRGEVKTAGRRTSAPPVVNTQGHQQRALLREKSKENQLDRNGCHQQDKDSGRSGFDIGSLKDKLKEKPKQKDFLRIKLKKKKKKRKPSLVRRDYTGSEENIDISVLGLQSKLNLPIKSPPSHYHKPDAYPCRPGYSYSEQIHVDDDDSISDWSTDSCGWSDDDFGVDLDITTPPLSIDSGAVDTSDQEIVRCICEVEEENDFMIQCEDCLCWQHGTCMGLLEDNVPDKYTCYICRDPPGQRQSLRYWYDREWLSNGHMYGLSFLDENYSHQNXKKITTTHQLLGDVHHVVEILNGLQLKMSVLQSNTHPDLQLWRQPWKHLERSRISSDSCRGSDAVPSPVTPDEDMSRGEILMSNALEKLSKAATAASSSSSCSSSPFPSFQDSYITSEHCYQKPRAYYPAVEQRLVVETRQGSELEDSMRSTEELLEREQRYGSLLETDKPKSAGTCNKALMSGSWSQADTREDSGRDPGEAADNSKQHNQRQINLLDHIDAVQDEVSHRMDFIERELDVLESWLDYTGELEPPEPLARLPQLKHRMKRLLTQLGKVQQISLYSST; via the exons ATGTATCCGTCCTTTCTCCAGGGTTTTCATGTGAATGACAAGGTGCTTGCCAGCTGGTCTGACTGCCGTTTCTACCCCGCTAAAGTTATTTCTGTCAATAAAGATG CATCCTACACTGTCAAGTTCTATGATGGAGTTGTCCAGACAGTAAAAGGGATACACGTGAAGCCTTTTATTAAAGAG AGAggtggtgttggtggaggaAAGTCTCGGTCATCTGAAAGGAACATGGTCAGGAGGGCTCCAAATCGCAGAGACAGGAGGCCTCAGGAGAACGGAGGACCCAAGAACAAGCGAGCCAGACGCAGCACCTCtgaccaggaggaggagagcaacaGTGAGGACGAGGAGCGAGAAGAAAGGGTAGTAAATGAGAAGAACGAGAAGACAAATGGTGAGGTAGAGGCTGCAACGACTatcaaacaagaagaagaaatgtcgCAGCAGGTAGATGAGGACAAGCCCAGGGATCTACAGATGAAGACAGGACTCACAAACGGGGTGAAGGTTGAAGAAGACTctgaacaaaacaaggaaagCTGCCACCTCAATgaagaggtgaaggaggaggaggaggagatggaaacAGAAGGAAGTGAAACAAAGCCATATACAGATTTGCCTAAGCCATACAAAGAGTTGCATACTCAGTTGCCAGCACAGCCAGAGCAGGTGTCTGTCACTATGACAACCACTGAATCTAATGGAACAGTGGAGCAGAAGCCAAACGTCCAACCAGAAAGCTCACAGGCTTCAGCAGATGTGCCACCTCCCCAGCCTGTGAAAC CGGTGAGGAAACAGGGTTTCCACAACCCCAACAGATTCAGCAGAGAACCAC TGTACAGAGTGATCAAAAACCAACCTCCCCCCGTCCTGTCCATCAACCTCGACCACAACCCGTTTAAGTGCAGCGCTCCTGGCTGCCCTAAGTCATTCCGTAAGGCCAAGCTGCTGCACTACCACATGAAATACTATCACGGCGAGGAGCAGCCTCTAGAGGGAGAGCGGAGCCCCACCAGGAGCATACAAACCAGGGCCTCTGACAAACAGGTCGGCGGCACTGGTATGGAGGGCCCCAGAAGAAGGCGGACCATCTCTGCTTCTATGC ACTCTGTTGGAGCTGGCACAGCCCCCCGTGGCGAGGTGAAGACTGCCGGCAGACGCACATCAGCCCCACCTGTCGTCAACACTCAGGGTCATCAGCAGAGGGCACTGCTGAGGGAGAAGAGCAAGGAGAACCAGCTGGACAGGAACGGATGTCATCAGCAGGACAAGGACTCAGGCAGGAGTGGTTTTGACATTG ggtcattaaaagacaaactgaaagagaaaccaaaacagaagGACTTCCTCCGCATTaaactaaagaagaagaagaagaaaagaaagccaAGTCTGGTAAGAAGGG ACTACACAGGTAGTGAGGAGAATATTGACATCTCAGTATTGGGTCTTCAGTCCAAATTGAATTTGCCAATCAAATCCCCCCCCTCACACTATCACAAGCCTGATGCCTACCCCTGCAGGCCAGGATACAGCTACTCAGAGCAGATACATGTGGATG ATGATGATAGCATCAGCGACTGGTCCACTGACAGCTGTGGGTGGAGTGACGATGACTTCGGGGTTGATTTGGACATCACCACGCCTCCCTTGAGTATCGACTCAGGGGCTGTAGACACAAGTGACCAAGAGATTGTTCGATGTATCTGTGAGGTGGAGGAAGAAAATGACTTCATGATTCAG TGTGAAGACTGTTTGTGTTGGCAACATGGCACCTGCATGGGCCTGCTAGAGGACAACGTACCAGACAAATACACCTGCTATATCTGCAGAGACCCACCAG GTCAGAGGCAGAGTCTGCGTTACTGGTATGATCGTGAGTGGTTGAGCAATGGTCACATGTACGGCCTGTCCTTCCTGGATGAGAACTACTCCCACCAAA GCAAGAAAATTACCACCACCCACCAGTTGCTGGGAGACGTGCACCACGTGGTGGAGATCCTCAATGGGCTGCAGCTCAAGATGAGCGTCCTACA AAGCAATACTCACCCTGACCTGCAGCTGTGGAGGCAGCCATGGAAGCACTTGGAGAGGTCCCGGATCAGCTCTGACTCATGTCGTGGCAGTGACGCAGTTCCGTCTCCCGTGACTCCTGACGAGGACATGAGCCGAGGCGAAATTCTGATGTCTAATGCTCTGGAGAAGCTTAGCAAGGCTGCTACAGCGGCTTCCTCCTCGTCATCCTGCTCTTCTTCCCCCTTCCCATCCTTCCAGGACTCGTACATTACCAGTGAACATTGCTACCAGAAACCACGAGCATATTACCCTGCTGTGGAGCAGAGGCTGGTGGTGGAGACCAGACAGGGCTCAGAGCTTGAGGATAGCATGAGAAGTACAGAGGAACTTTTGGAGCGGGAGCAGCGCTATGGAAGCCTGCTGGAGACAGACAAGCCCAAATCAGCCGGGACGTGTAACAAG GCTTTGATGAGTGGCTCTTGGTCCCAGGCTGACACAAGGGAAGATAGTGGAAGAGATCCCGGAGAGGCTGCAGACAATAGCAAGCAGCATAATCAAAGGCAGATCAACCTGCTGGATCACATAGATGCAGTCCAGGATGAGGTCTCACACAGGATGGACTTCATTGAGAGGGAGCTGGATG tgCTGGAGAGCTGGCTGGACTACACAGGGGAGCTGGAACCTCCTGAGCCCCTGGCCCGTCTGCCTCAGCTTAAACACCGCATGAAACGGCTGTTGACACAGCTGGGGAAGGTGCAGCAGATCTCTCTGTACAGCTCCACATGA